In the Malania oleifera isolate guangnan ecotype guangnan chromosome 1, ASM2987363v1, whole genome shotgun sequence genome, one interval contains:
- the LOC131148065 gene encoding agglutinin-like — protein sequence MGIAELEGSISTLAHRSGIGHQANVARSVIICIVLTSEAARLRYVEGLVIRSITQRESFVRNGAMVSLIRHYKDISEQIQQSNQGAFTTPLALQRRDYSQFTVSSVAPIISSIGIMMFVCNNPGPRRSSDNQLLRDMPVNAPEQNHRSSYCVHPEPTVAG from the coding sequence ATGGGGATTGCAGAACTGGAGGGTTCCATAAGCACATTGGCCCATAGGTCTGGCATAGGTCACCAAGCTAATGTTGCTCGTTCCGTCATAATCTGCATTGTGTTAACTTCAGAGGCTGCGCGGCTCAGATATGTGGAAGGACTGGTGATCAGAAGCATCACGCAGCGCGAAAGCTTTGTTCGGAATGGTGCCATGGTCAGCCTCATACGCCACTACAAGGACATTTCTGAACAAATTCAACAGTCCAACCAAGGTGCCTTTACTACGCCACTTGCGTTACAGAGACGAGACTATTCGCAGTTCACCGTGAGCAGTGTGGCTCCCATTATCTCTAGTATTGGGATCATGATGTTCGTTTGCAATAATCCTGGCCCTCGTAGGTCTTCTGATAATCAGCTTCTAAGAGATATGCCTGTCAATGCACCAGAACAGAACCATAGAAGTTCTTATTGTGTACATCCAGAGCCCACCGTGGCAGGGTAA
- the LOC131148072 gene encoding MDIS1-interacting receptor like kinase 2-like: protein MGSNFCSFLHYLYFLVVPSWSILEIEVKALLDSGWWNSTATAGNNTPGFGSGLGHCKWGGITCNDADSVTEIFLLYSIRNPNLNPRMINFSSFPNLELLDLSENGLHGSIPFEIGALQKLKYLNLSHNFFSDVLPPLFFSNLTQLVELDFSYNAFNVSILSLMSNLTNLISLNLSDNILAGPIPSSLALLKNLKELHLSSNNLIGPLPSSLGDLTNLMSLFLYSNHIDGLIPPEIESLKKLEHLDLGFNKFQTPIDPLSHLISLKTLHLHFNQLSGSIPPQIGNLKNLEELVLENNMLVGLIAPLSHLKNLNFLSIHNNSLTGPVPSAFARLTNLTYFNLSSNKLNGTIPQELTQLTQLEYLNLSSNQLTGEIPRKMGGLWNLVYLDFSQNNLSGHVPSDLKNCSKLEILVLSRNFLSGTIPEELQNLSFVDLSHNIISGGLPLKHKYMEPYVFWNLSYNKIFGTFPSYFCDSFFIDLSYNSLNGPIDDCVFNYNESMQLIGNKNLCGKMRPFPPCLPSPAPIGFMYKTRRNIGRHKKSIFIPIGIFLSLLALGFVFLSHRKGKNTKNEASVIKNGDIFSIWNYDGRIAYEDIIEATEDFDIRYCIGIGGYGSVYKAQLPSGKVVALKKLHHLEAEEPAFDNSFRNEVHMLTHIRHRNIVKLHGFCLHRRCMFLIYEYIERGSLFCALRDDDEALKLDWIKRTNIVKTTSHALSYMHHDCIPPIVHRDISSNNLLLNSQFEALVSDFGTARLLHSDSSNRTIVAGTYGYIAPELAYSMVVTEKCDVYSFGVVALEIIIARHPGELLSSLSSPSTKYIMLNDVIDSRLSPPTNQLVSSELVLVTKLALTCANAKPKSRPTMKTISEELLGQRKPLTKPFHEISLSQLWNQ, encoded by the exons ATGGGCTCTAACTTTTGCTCCTTTTTACACTACTTATACTTTCTAGTAGTACCATCTTGGTCAATTTTGGAAATAGAAGTGAAGGCTCTCCTTGATAGTGGATGGTGGAACTCCACTGCAACCGCAGGCAACAACACCCCCGGCTTTGGCTCTGGCTTAGGTCACTGCAAGTGGGGTGGCATAACCTGTAATGACGCTGATAGTGTCACCGAAATTTTCCTTCTTTATTCTATCCGCAACCCAAATTTGAACCCTCGCATGATTAACTTCTCTTCTTTCCCAAACTTGGAACTTCTCGATCTCAGTGAGAATGGTCTCCATGGGAGTATTCCCTTCGAGATTGGTGCTCTACAGAAGCTCAAGTACCTTAATCTGTCCCATAATTTTTTTTCTGATGTGCTGCCACCTCTTTTCTTCTCTAATCTCACCCAACTAGTGGAGCTCGATTTTTCTTACAATGCATTCAACGTCTCCATTCTCTCACTCATGAGCAATTTGACAAATTTAATTTCTCTAAATCTCAGTGACAACATTCTTGCAGGACCAATCCCTTCGTCCCTTGCTCTCTTGAAGAACTTGAAGGAGCTGCACTTGAGTTCTAACAACCTCATTGGTCCACTCCCTTCTTCTTTGGGCGATTTAACGAATTTGATGTCTCTATTCTTATATAGTAATCATATCGATGGTTTAATCCCACCAGAGATCGAAAGTTTGAAGAAGTTGGAGCATCTAGACTTGGGTTTTAACAAGTTCCAGACTCCAATTGATCCTCTAAGTCATTTGATCAGTTTGAAGACTCTTCACCTCCATTTTAACCAATTAAGTGGTTCCATCCCTCCACAAATAGGGAATTTGAAGAATTTGGAGGAGTTAGTCCTTGAAAACAACATGCTGGTAGGTCTAATTGCTCCCCTAAGtcatttgaaaaatttgaactttttGTCCATTCACAATAATAGCCTCACTGGCCCAGTCCCTTCAGCCTTTGCTCGTTTAACCAATTTGACATACTTCAACCTTTCCTCAAATAAACTCAATGGTACCATACCACAAGAGCTTACCCAATTAACCCAACTTGAGTACCTTAATCTATCTTCGAACCAACTTACTGGAGAAATACCAAGAAAAATGGGAGGACTTTGGAATCTTGTTTATCTAGACTTCTCACAAAACAACCTCAGCGGGCATGTCCCAAGTGATCTGAAAAATTGCTCCAAATTAGAAATACTGGTATTGAGTAGAAATTTTTTAAGTGGAACTATTCCAGAAGAACTTCAAAATTTATCTTTTGTTGACCTTAGTCATAACATAATAAGTGGAGGGTTACCTTTGAAACACAAATATATGGAACCTTACGTCTTCTGGAATCTCTCCTATAATAAGATCTTTGGAACCTTTCCATCTTATTTTTGTGATTCATTTTTCATTGACTTATCGTATAATTCCCTCAATGGACCAATAGATGATTGTGTGTTTAATTATAATGAATCCATGCAACTAATTGGCAACAAGAATTTGTGTGGTAAGATGAGACCTTTCCCTCCTTGCCTTCCATCCCCTGCACCCATTGGCTTCATGTACAAAACAAGGAGAAATATAGGAAGACATAAAAAGTCCATTTTTATTCCCATCGGCATATTCCTATCTCTCCTTGCTCTTGGATTTGTTTTCCTATCTCATCGAAAGGGAAAGAATACAAAAAATGAAGCAAGTGTCATTAAGAATGGAGACATATTTTCGATATGGAATTATGATGGTAGGATTGCATATGAAGACATTATTGAAGCGACAGAGGACTTCGACATCAGATACTGCATCGGGATAGGAGGTTACGGTAGTGTTTATAAAGCACAATTGCCCAGTGGGAAAGTGGTTGCTTTAAAGAAACTTCACCATTTGGAAGCTGAGGAGCCTGCATTTGATAATAGTTTTAGGAATGAGGTTCACATGTTAACCCATATTCGACATCGAAACATTGTGAAGCTTCATGGATTTTGTCTACATAGACGATGCATGTTTTTGATTTATGAGTACATTGAAAGGGGGAGCTTATTTTGTGCCTTGAGGGATGATGATGAAGCATTGAAGCTAGATTGGATTAAGCGCACCAACATTGTTAAGACAACATCACATGCTCTATCTTACATGCACCATGATTGCATCCCACCGATTGTTCATCGAGACATATCAAGCAACAACCTTCTTTTGAACTCTCAATTTGAGGCTTTAGTGTCGGACTTTGGTACTGCCAGGCTATTACACTCTGATTCATCCAATCGAACAATAGTTGCAGGCACTTATGGATATATTGCACCAG AACTTGCCTACTCCATGGTTGTTACAGAAAAGTGTGATGTTTACAGCTTTGGGGTGGTGGCACTAGAAATAATAATAGCTAGGCATCCTGGAGAGCTGCTTTCCTCATTGTCATCTCCATCTACTAAATACATAATGCTCAATGATGTGATAGACTCACGCCTTTCACCTCCAACCAATCAGCTAGTTTCCAGTGAGCTTGTTCTTGTTACAAAACTTGCTCTTACTTGTGCAAATGCCAAACCAAAGTCGAGGCCAACAATGAAGACTATCTCTGAGGAACTTCTTGGTCAACGGAAGCCATTAACCAAACCATTTCATGAAATTTCATTGTCGCAATTATGGAACCAATAA